A section of the Haliaeetus albicilla chromosome 6, bHalAlb1.1, whole genome shotgun sequence genome encodes:
- the LOC104325248 gene encoding beta-1,4-galactosyltransferase 3 isoform X3, translating to MPYCSAQSPIFVGPLTITFRVLPSERMIIKKNPFVQSGGRYRPPHCLARYKSAILVAYKNQEKYLHHLLYYIHPFLQRQQLSYSIYLIQQVGNGTFNRAKLLNVGVREALKDEDWDCLLLHDVNLVPENDYNLYVCDEYYPKHMASAMDKFQYTLPYKSFFGGVSALTPEHYMKMNGFPNTYWGSGGENDDIATRIQLAGMKIVRTSPHLGRYKVMDYNEETETHEPWRRPTSRHNTRKTWKDDGMNSLEFKLLSRTKHPLYTNITVDIGYVPPFS from the exons TTGGTCCATTAACCATCACCTTCAGGGTACTCCCTAGTGAAAGAATGATCatcaaaaaaaatccttttgttcAGTCAGGTGGCCGCTACAGGCCACCTCACTGCTTGGCCCGCTACAAATCAGCCATCCTTGTAGCATACAAGAACCAGGAGAAGTACCTTCACCATCTTCTCTACTATATTCATCCTTTCTTGCAGCGCCAGCAGCTCAGTTACAGTATCTACTTGATTCAGCAG gtggGGAATGGTACATTTAACCGAGCAAAGCTGCTTAATGTTGGTGTCCGGGAAGCCCTGAAGGATGAAGACTGGGACTGCCTTCTTCTGCACGATGTCAACCTAGTACCTGAGAATGATTATAATCTCTATGTTTGTGATGAATACTATCCCAAGCATATGGCTAGTGCCATGGATAAGTTTCAGTACAC tCTGCCATATAAGTCCTTTTTCGGGGGTGTATCTGCTCTGACTCCAGAACATTACATGAAGATGAATGGGTTTCCAAACACATACTGGGGCAGTGGTGGTGAAAATGACGACATTGCTACAAG gATTCAGCTAGCAGGAATGAAAATAGTCCGGACATCACCTCACCTTGGACGCTACAAAGTGATGGACTACAATGAAGAGACAGAGACTCACGAGCCTTGGAGAAG GCCTACTTCTCGACACAACACcagaaaaacatggaaagaTGATGGAATGAATTCATTGGAATTCAAGCTCCTTTCCAGGACAAAGCATCCTCTTTATACCAACATCACTGTGGACATTGGATACGTTCCCCCATTTTCTtaa